From Cellulomonas oligotrophica, a single genomic window includes:
- a CDS encoding gamma-glutamyltransferase family protein, with the protein MVASTHWLASAVGMRVLEAGGNAFDAAVAAGFTLSVVEPHLNGPGGDVPIIGHRARDGHTFVVCGQGTAPAAATLGAFGDLGVEEVPGTGHLAAVVPGAFGAWLDLLTRYGTLPLADVLGPALAYARDGYPLLPSAARTVSTVAEMFAAHWPTSAAVYLPGGQPPAAGARFTNPDLACTFERLLAEAAAAGQDRDAQVEAARRAFYEGFVAEAVDTFVQTPVVDATGRAHAGLLRGEDMAAWRATEEPTVSADVLGVQVHKTAAWGQGPVLLQQLRMLEALDVAPLVRDAVALEASGVADDGTGPVTRLVHLVTQVAALAFADREAYYGDAPDVPLDALLSREYAAERARLVGDDADATLRPGSPGGRAPVLPSRVLADRAGGGGVSASAGGLGEPTVSPVGLTPGDTCHVDVVDRWGNRVSATPSGGWLQSSPVVPGLGFALPTRAQMFWLEPGLPSSLVPGRRPRTTLSPAMVLGAGHGFAFGTPGGDQQDQWTVPFLLRHLLGGLDLQAAIDAPSWHSTAVQSSFAPRTHTPRGLVAESRLGAGVLAGLAARGHAVQDAGPWSLGRISAAGVRADGLLVGAANPRGQQGYAVGR; encoded by the coding sequence ATGGTCGCCTCGACGCACTGGCTCGCCAGCGCCGTCGGGATGCGCGTCCTGGAGGCCGGCGGCAACGCGTTCGACGCCGCCGTGGCCGCCGGGTTCACGCTGAGCGTCGTCGAGCCGCACCTCAACGGCCCCGGCGGTGACGTGCCGATCATCGGGCACCGGGCGCGCGACGGGCACACGTTCGTCGTCTGCGGGCAGGGCACGGCGCCCGCCGCGGCGACCCTCGGCGCGTTCGGGGACCTGGGCGTCGAGGAGGTGCCGGGGACGGGGCACCTGGCAGCCGTCGTGCCGGGGGCGTTCGGCGCCTGGCTGGACCTGCTGACCCGGTACGGCACGCTGCCGCTGGCGGACGTGCTCGGCCCGGCCCTGGCGTACGCGCGCGACGGGTACCCGCTGCTGCCGTCGGCCGCCCGCACGGTCAGCACCGTGGCCGAGATGTTCGCCGCGCACTGGCCGACGAGCGCGGCCGTGTACCTGCCGGGCGGGCAGCCGCCCGCGGCCGGTGCACGGTTCACCAACCCGGACCTGGCGTGCACGTTCGAGCGGCTCCTGGCCGAGGCCGCAGCGGCCGGGCAGGACCGGGACGCGCAGGTGGAGGCGGCCCGGCGCGCGTTCTACGAGGGCTTCGTGGCCGAGGCCGTCGACACGTTCGTGCAGACGCCGGTCGTCGACGCGACGGGCCGCGCGCACGCGGGCCTGCTGCGCGGCGAGGACATGGCGGCGTGGCGGGCCACGGAGGAGCCCACGGTCTCGGCCGACGTGCTGGGCGTGCAGGTGCACAAGACCGCCGCGTGGGGCCAGGGCCCGGTGCTGCTCCAGCAGCTGCGGATGCTCGAGGCGCTCGACGTGGCCCCGCTCGTGCGCGACGCGGTGGCCCTCGAGGCGTCGGGCGTGGCGGACGACGGGACCGGCCCGGTGACGCGGCTCGTGCACCTGGTCACGCAGGTCGCGGCGCTCGCGTTCGCGGACCGCGAGGCCTACTACGGCGACGCCCCGGACGTCCCGCTCGACGCCCTGCTCTCGCGGGAGTACGCGGCCGAGCGGGCGCGGCTCGTCGGCGACGACGCGGACGCGACCCTGCGGCCGGGCTCCCCCGGCGGCCGGGCGCCCGTGCTGCCGTCGCGGGTGCTGGCGGACCGCGCGGGCGGCGGCGGGGTCTCGGCCTCCGCCGGCGGGCTGGGCGAGCCCACCGTCTCCCCCGTCGGGCTCACCCCCGGCGACACGTGCCACGTCGACGTCGTCGACCGCTGGGGCAACCGCGTCTCGGCGACCCCGTCGGGCGGCTGGCTGCAGTCGAGCCCCGTCGTGCCGGGGCTGGGGTTCGCGCTGCCGACGCGTGCGCAGATGTTCTGGCTCGAGCCCGGCCTGCCGTCGTCGCTGGTGCCGGGCCGGCGCCCGCGCACGACGCTGAGCCCGGCCATGGTGCTGGGTGCCGGGCACGGGTTCGCGTTCGGCACCCCGGGCGGCGACCAGCAGGACCAGTGGACGGTGCCGTTCCTGCTGCGTCACCTGCTGGGCGGGCTGGACCTGCAGGCCGCGATCGACGCGCCCTCGTGGCACTCGACGGCGGTGCAGTCCTCGTTCGCCCCCCGCACGCACACACCCCGCGGGCTGGTGGCCGAGTCGCGCCTGGGCGCCGGGGTGCTGGCGGGGCTCGCCGCGCGCGGTCACGCCGTGCAGGACGCGGGGCCCTGGTCGCTGGGGCGGATCAGCGCCGCGGGCGTACGGGCGGACGGTCTGCTCGTCGGCGCCGCGAACCCCCGCGGGCAGCAGGGGTACGCGGTCGGACGCTGA
- a CDS encoding NAD(P)-dependent alcohol dehydrogenase has product MPTTVTAYAAPAADQPLVRTTIERRDVGPHDVRIEIRYAGICHSDIHTARGDWGPVAYPLVVGHEIAGVVVEVGAEVTRHAVGDRVGVGCMVNSCRECAQCQAGNEQYCLNGMTGTYAAVDRDGSTTQGGYSQQVVVVEDFVVRIPDALELDVAAPLLCAGITTYSPLRHWGAGPGTKVAVVGMGGLGHMAVKLAHAMGAEVTVLSQSLKKQEDGLRLGADHYHATSDPDTFTALRGSFDLIINTVSAVVDLDAYLSLLAVDGTLVNVGAPAEPLPVQVFSLIPARRSFAGSSIGSIAETQEMLDFCAEHGLGADVEVIGADQVNEAWERVLASDVRYRFVIDTSTLA; this is encoded by the coding sequence ATGCCCACCACCGTCACCGCGTACGCCGCCCCCGCCGCCGACCAGCCGCTGGTCCGCACCACGATCGAGCGCCGCGACGTCGGCCCGCACGACGTACGCATCGAGATCCGCTACGCGGGCATCTGCCACTCCGACATCCACACCGCCCGCGGCGACTGGGGACCCGTCGCCTACCCGCTGGTCGTCGGCCACGAGATCGCCGGCGTCGTCGTCGAGGTCGGCGCCGAGGTCACCCGGCACGCCGTCGGGGACCGCGTCGGCGTGGGCTGCATGGTCAACTCCTGCCGCGAGTGCGCGCAGTGCCAGGCCGGCAACGAGCAGTACTGCCTCAACGGCATGACCGGCACGTACGCCGCGGTCGACCGCGACGGCAGCACCACGCAGGGCGGCTACTCCCAGCAGGTCGTCGTGGTCGAGGACTTCGTCGTGCGGATCCCCGACGCCCTCGAGCTCGACGTCGCCGCGCCGCTGCTGTGCGCCGGCATCACCACGTACTCCCCGCTGCGGCACTGGGGTGCCGGACCGGGCACCAAGGTCGCGGTCGTCGGCATGGGCGGGCTCGGGCACATGGCCGTCAAGCTCGCGCACGCGATGGGGGCCGAGGTCACCGTGCTGTCGCAGTCGCTGAAGAAGCAGGAGGACGGTCTGCGCCTGGGCGCCGACCACTACCACGCGACGTCGGACCCCGACACGTTCACGGCGCTGCGCGGCTCGTTCGACCTGATCATCAACACCGTCAGCGCGGTCGTGGACCTCGACGCGTACCTGTCGCTGCTGGCCGTCGACGGCACGCTCGTCAACGTCGGCGCGCCCGCCGAGCCCCTGCCCGTCCAGGTGTTCTCGCTGATCCCGGCCCGCCGGTCGTTCGCCGGGTCGTCGATCGGCTCGATCGCCGAGACCCAGGAGATGCTCGACTTCTGCGCCGAGCACGGCCTGGGCGCGGACGTCGAGGTGATCGGCGCGGACCAGGTGAACGAGGCGTGGGAGCGGGTGCTCGCGTCCGACGTGCGCTACCGCTTCGTGATCGACACCTCCACGCTGGCCTGA
- a CDS encoding GNAT family N-acetyltransferase — protein MSGTVVAPQPAHASDLDAIDALRRSLEDWMAETGLVQWPRGSLPRERIAAQLAGGEWWVVRDAEVGVAGSLRLLRVDPDFWGDDATPAVYVHGLMVDRRRAGTGLGRALLDWSLERARAAGVDVLRLDCRTTNPALRAYYEGYGFTAVGVRDFATFSATLLQMPVDGRPTSS, from the coding sequence GTGAGCGGGACGGTCGTCGCGCCGCAGCCCGCGCACGCGTCGGACCTCGACGCGATCGACGCCCTGCGCCGGTCGCTCGAGGACTGGATGGCCGAGACGGGGCTGGTGCAGTGGCCGCGCGGGTCGCTGCCGCGCGAGCGGATCGCCGCGCAGCTCGCGGGCGGCGAGTGGTGGGTCGTGCGGGACGCGGAGGTCGGTGTGGCGGGGTCGCTGCGGCTGCTGCGGGTCGACCCGGACTTCTGGGGCGACGACGCGACGCCCGCGGTGTACGTGCACGGGCTGATGGTCGACCGCCGCCGGGCGGGCACCGGGCTGGGGCGGGCGCTGCTGGACTGGTCGCTGGAGCGGGCGCGCGCGGCCGGCGTGGACGTCCTGCGCCTGGACTGCCGGACCACCAACCCGGCGCTGCGCGCGTACTACGAGGGCTACGGCTTCACGGCGGTGGGCGTGCGGGACTTCGCGACGTTCAGCGCGACGCTGCTGCAGATGCCCGTCGATGGGCGGCCGACGTCATCGTGA
- a CDS encoding amidohydrolase family protein: MPYDVVDSHLQVWDPEHVHYPWMDADHLPVARRLGDVGHDLHEHRVDGVVLVQSADNPADTEHLLFQALCSPRVVGVIGWVPLAHAADASARLDAWRFEPVVGVAHHAAGSGGWLLRPDVAEGLTLLTERRLPLDLPRTTPRMLDEVARVAERHPKLTLVLGHLASPPLAARAAGDTATWDAWVAGVHRVAQAQHVVAKVAGLGHAAGPGWTAADVRPAVDVALEALGPERLMLGSDWPAALDGHATWSQTWQALCATLDGLDPAAQARLRGGTAVDVYGLPPVPVTP, translated from the coding sequence ATGCCGTACGACGTCGTGGACTCTCACCTGCAGGTGTGGGACCCCGAGCACGTCCACTACCCGTGGATGGACGCCGACCACCTCCCGGTGGCTCGGCGCCTCGGCGACGTCGGGCACGACCTGCACGAGCACCGCGTGGACGGCGTGGTGCTCGTGCAGAGCGCCGACAACCCGGCCGACACCGAGCACCTGCTCTTCCAGGCGCTGTGCTCCCCGCGCGTCGTCGGCGTCATCGGCTGGGTGCCCCTCGCGCACGCCGCCGACGCCTCCGCCCGGCTCGACGCCTGGCGGTTCGAGCCCGTGGTCGGCGTCGCGCACCACGCGGCCGGGTCCGGCGGCTGGCTGCTGCGCCCGGACGTCGCCGAGGGGCTGACCCTGCTCACGGAGCGACGCCTGCCCCTCGACCTCCCCCGCACCACGCCCCGGATGCTCGACGAGGTCGCCCGCGTCGCCGAGCGGCACCCCAAGCTCACGCTGGTCCTCGGCCACCTCGCCTCCCCGCCGCTGGCCGCCCGCGCGGCCGGCGACACGGCCACCTGGGACGCCTGGGTGGCCGGGGTGCACCGCGTCGCGCAGGCCCAGCACGTCGTCGCCAAGGTCGCCGGGCTCGGCCACGCCGCAGGCCCGGGCTGGACGGCTGCGGACGTGCGCCCCGCCGTCGACGTCGCCCTGGAGGCCTTGGGGCCCGAGCGCCTCATGCTCGGCAGCGACTGGCCCGCGGCCCTCGACGGCCACGCCACCTGGTCGCAGACCTGGCAGGCGCTCTGCGCGACGCTCGACGGCCTGGACCCGGCCGCGCAGGCCCGGCTCCGCGGGGGCACCGCCGTCGACGTGTACGGGCTGCCGCCCGTGCCGGTCACCCCGTGA
- a CDS encoding glycosyl hydrolase family 95 catalytic domain-containing protein → MTSSSPSAAAPARARLVLRLDAPAREWTDAFPVGNGRLGAMCFGGTGTDRLQVNDDTCWSGAPGDPDLAPAAAPEGPQAVLADARRLLDVGDVPAAETQLRRLQSGFSQAYQPLVDLLLTDPSVIDLPGANAQVDGVVAARADLGAPAAYRRELDLDDGVVRTAWTRADGHRLRQTVLASHPDQVLVAERVADDGTLDLDVRVAAAHPWVRALAPARDGSSAPGTVDGAVRLVGLVRMPTRVWPDYAGVAEAVERGDGPSVLAAVALAVRADGGEVRVDVGPDGPVVAVRGASRVQVLLGSATDHDVRTGTLHGDAERVVGEALATVVAADVRADLRDRHGADHRALMGRVHLDLGGDAPDLPLDARLVRHAHGAPDPGLAVLAFQLGRYLTVAGSRPGTLPMNLQGIWNPWHQPPWNANYTTNINVEMNAWPALVGDLVECHEPLLDWLDRLAVSGRRTARELYGARGWVAHHNSDAWGFSAPTGLGEDSPSWSCWPFGGVWLATHVADHHDWTGDDEALRRHWPVLRDAAAFLLDWLVERPDGTLGTAPSTSPEHQYLLPDGTAASVGTSTTADLAMARDLLDHLLRLAPVVGEDDTDLLTRASAARDRLPAERVLPDGRLAEWSGDVPDAEHDHRHQSHLFRVYPGTAIDPDTAPALAAAARATLDARGPDSTGWSLAWRLALRARLRDADGVAAHLAAFLHPVDADPADLPPTPPGVEPTHRGGVYRSLLCAHPPFQVDGNLGVTAGIAEALVQAHRVGPDGAREVHLLPALPAAWPTGRVQGLRLRGGLHLVDLRWRDGRVEHVALTAPAPCTVVVREDDHRARVVVGSTPTTTRLGDQASVEVSITKR, encoded by the coding sequence GTGACGTCCTCCTCCCCGTCCGCCGCCGCGCCCGCCCGCGCGAGGCTGGTGCTGCGCCTCGACGCACCCGCCCGGGAGTGGACCGACGCGTTCCCCGTCGGCAACGGGCGCCTCGGGGCGATGTGCTTCGGCGGCACGGGCACCGACCGGCTGCAGGTGAACGACGACACGTGCTGGTCGGGGGCGCCCGGCGACCCGGACCTCGCGCCCGCGGCGGCACCCGAGGGCCCGCAGGCCGTGCTCGCGGACGCGCGCCGGCTGCTCGACGTCGGCGACGTCCCGGCCGCGGAGACGCAGCTGAGACGGCTGCAGAGCGGGTTCAGCCAGGCCTACCAGCCGCTCGTCGACCTGCTGCTGACCGACCCGTCAGTCATCGATCTCCCGGGAGCGAACGCGCAGGTGGACGGGGTTGTGGCCGCCCGTGCGGATCTCGGCGCCCCGGCCGCGTACCGGCGCGAGCTCGACCTCGACGACGGCGTCGTGCGCACCGCGTGGACCCGGGCCGACGGCCACCGGCTGCGGCAGACGGTGCTCGCCTCGCACCCCGACCAGGTCCTCGTCGCCGAACGCGTCGCCGACGACGGGACCCTCGACCTCGACGTCAGGGTCGCCGCCGCCCACCCCTGGGTCCGCGCCCTCGCGCCCGCCCGCGACGGCTCGTCGGCGCCCGGCACGGTCGACGGCGCCGTGCGTCTCGTCGGGCTGGTGCGGATGCCCACGCGCGTGTGGCCCGACTACGCGGGCGTCGCCGAGGCCGTCGAGCGGGGCGACGGACCGTCCGTGCTCGCCGCCGTCGCGCTCGCGGTCCGCGCCGACGGCGGCGAGGTCCGCGTGGACGTCGGCCCCGACGGTCCCGTGGTGGCAGTGCGCGGCGCCTCCCGCGTGCAGGTGCTGCTCGGCTCCGCCACCGACCACGACGTCCGGACCGGGACGCTGCACGGCGACGCGGAGCGCGTCGTGGGTGAGGCCCTGGCGACGGTGGTCGCGGCCGACGTCCGTGCCGACCTGCGCGACCGCCACGGCGCGGACCACCGCGCCCTCATGGGCCGCGTGCACCTGGACCTCGGCGGGGACGCCCCCGACCTGCCCCTCGACGCCCGCCTGGTCCGGCACGCGCACGGCGCCCCCGACCCGGGCCTGGCCGTGCTCGCGTTCCAGCTCGGCCGGTACCTCACGGTCGCCGGCTCGCGCCCGGGCACGCTGCCCATGAACCTGCAGGGCATCTGGAACCCGTGGCACCAGCCGCCGTGGAACGCGAACTACACGACCAACATCAACGTCGAGATGAACGCCTGGCCGGCGCTCGTCGGCGACCTCGTCGAGTGCCACGAGCCGCTCCTGGACTGGCTCGACCGGCTGGCCGTCTCCGGGCGGCGCACCGCCCGCGAGCTGTACGGCGCGCGCGGCTGGGTCGCCCACCACAACAGCGACGCCTGGGGCTTCTCCGCGCCCACGGGGCTGGGGGAGGACTCCCCGAGCTGGTCGTGCTGGCCCTTCGGCGGGGTCTGGCTGGCCACGCACGTCGCCGACCACCACGACTGGACCGGCGACGACGAGGCCCTGCGTCGGCACTGGCCGGTGCTGCGCGACGCGGCGGCGTTCCTGCTCGACTGGCTCGTCGAGCGGCCCGACGGCACCCTCGGCACGGCGCCGTCCACGAGCCCGGAGCACCAGTACCTGCTGCCCGACGGCACAGCCGCCAGCGTCGGCACGTCGACCACCGCGGACCTGGCCATGGCCCGCGACCTGCTCGACCACCTGCTGCGCCTCGCGCCCGTCGTGGGCGAGGACGACACCGACCTGCTCACCCGCGCCTCCGCGGCCCGCGACCGCCTGCCCGCCGAGCGCGTGCTGCCCGACGGGCGCCTCGCGGAGTGGTCCGGCGACGTGCCCGACGCCGAGCACGACCACCGCCACCAGTCGCACCTGTTCCGCGTCTACCCCGGCACGGCGATCGACCCGGACACAGCCCCGGCGCTCGCCGCGGCGGCCCGGGCGACGCTCGACGCGCGCGGCCCCGACTCCACGGGCTGGTCGCTGGCGTGGCGCCTCGCGCTGCGCGCACGGCTGCGCGACGCGGACGGCGTGGCCGCGCACCTCGCGGCGTTCCTGCACCCGGTCGACGCCGACCCGGCGGACCTGCCCCCGACGCCGCCGGGCGTGGAGCCCACGCACCGCGGCGGGGTGTACCGGTCGCTGCTGTGCGCGCACCCGCCGTTCCAGGTCGACGGCAACCTCGGCGTCACCGCCGGCATCGCGGAGGCGCTCGTCCAGGCGCACCGCGTCGGCCCCGACGGTGCGCGCGAGGTGCACCTGCTGCCCGCGCTGCCCGCGGCCTGGCCGACCGGCCGCGTCCAGGGCCTGCGCCTGCGCGGGGGTCTGCACCTGGTCGACCTGCGCTGGCGCGACGGCCGCGTCGAGCACGTCGCGCTGACCGCACCAGCCCCGTGCACGGTGGTCGTGCGTGAGGACGACCACCGTGCACGGGTGGTCGTGGGGTCGACGCCCACGACCACCCGCCTCGGCGATCAGGCCAGCGTGGAGGTGTCGATCACGAAGCGGTAG
- a CDS encoding tRNA (cytidine(34)-2'-O)-methyltransferase — translation MLHVVFFEPRIPGNTGSAIRLCAGTGATLHLVEPLGFDMSEAKLRRAGLDYHDLAHVVVHPDLDHALDALPDARLLAFTTQATRWHTDVDWRDGDALLFGPEPTGLPADVLAHPRVTDQVRIPMLPGRRSMNLSNAAAVATYEAWRVLGFPGGS, via the coding sequence GTGCTGCACGTCGTCTTCTTCGAGCCCCGCATCCCCGGCAACACGGGGAGCGCGATCCGCCTGTGCGCCGGCACCGGTGCGACCCTGCACCTCGTCGAGCCCCTGGGCTTCGACATGTCCGAGGCCAAGCTGCGCCGCGCCGGGCTGGACTACCACGACCTCGCGCACGTGGTCGTGCACCCCGACCTCGACCACGCGCTCGACGCCCTGCCGGACGCCCGCCTGCTGGCGTTCACCACCCAGGCCACCCGCTGGCACACCGACGTCGACTGGCGCGACGGCGACGCTCTGCTCTTCGGCCCCGAGCCCACGGGCCTGCCCGCCGACGTCCTCGCGCACCCGCGCGTGACCGACCAGGTCCGCATCCCCATGCTCCCGGGCCGCCGCTCCATGAACCTCTCGAACGCCGCCGCGGTGGCCACCTACGAGGCCTGGCGCGTCCTGGGCTTCCCCGGCGGCAGCTGA
- a CDS encoding type IV toxin-antitoxin system AbiEi family antitoxin has translation MDDARFDGSLPHRLDGVRSALRRYGVELEVHGDLATLRVDDALLERRWRWVEQHAEPDQDGTDGDRWLLLADRIPPARAASARDRGDWYADTAGRAFVRARGVLVDIRDRSGPAARPRRPGAPRAALNPMSPKRAQVVCMMLEEPGLVSASIRTIAERSGVSVGIVQQVLADLGERRFLLHGRTALNRVAELLDQWTAAFASGLGAHLELGRFSGDAQHLGPWSTDGRAVYVSGEAASDELRGPDATFYVAQLDMSAVIASRWRPDGSNPNIVVRRQFWLDPRREAGVHDAPATLRLADLLITDDPRHRLASVPLREMILDRHAR, from the coding sequence GTGGACGACGCGCGCTTCGACGGCTCTCTGCCGCACCGGCTGGACGGTGTGCGTTCCGCCCTGCGCCGCTACGGCGTAGAGCTGGAGGTCCACGGCGACCTTGCGACCCTCCGGGTCGACGACGCGCTGCTGGAACGTCGGTGGCGATGGGTCGAGCAGCACGCCGAGCCGGACCAGGACGGGACAGACGGCGACAGGTGGTTGCTCCTCGCCGACCGGATCCCCCCGGCCCGCGCGGCATCTGCGCGAGATCGAGGCGACTGGTACGCCGACACGGCGGGACGCGCCTTCGTCCGCGCTCGCGGCGTGCTCGTCGACATCCGCGACCGCTCAGGGCCCGCCGCACGGCCCCGCCGTCCGGGCGCGCCCCGGGCGGCGCTGAACCCGATGAGCCCCAAGCGGGCTCAGGTCGTGTGCATGATGCTCGAGGAACCAGGCCTGGTCTCGGCCAGCATCAGGACGATCGCCGAGAGGTCGGGCGTGTCGGTCGGGATCGTGCAGCAGGTCCTGGCCGACCTGGGCGAGCGCCGCTTCCTCCTGCACGGCCGCACGGCCCTGAACCGCGTCGCCGAGCTCCTGGACCAGTGGACAGCGGCATTCGCGAGCGGGCTCGGCGCGCATCTTGAGCTCGGGCGGTTCAGCGGTGACGCCCAGCACCTCGGACCGTGGAGCACCGACGGGCGCGCCGTGTACGTGAGCGGCGAGGCCGCATCCGACGAGCTGCGCGGACCCGACGCGACCTTCTACGTCGCTCAGCTCGACATGTCGGCCGTCATCGCCTCGCGATGGCGGCCCGACGGCTCGAACCCCAACATCGTCGTCCGTCGCCAGTTCTGGCTCGACCCACGCCGCGAGGCAGGAGTGCACGACGCACCCGCAACGCTCCGCCTGGCGGACCTGCTCATCACGGACGACCCCCGCCACAGACTCGCGTCAGTGCCGCTGCGCGAGATGATCCTCGACCGTCATGCCCGTTGA
- a CDS encoding acetylxylan esterase — MPFVDLPLAELERYHPHVPEPEGLDAFWSGTLAAARAAAAPPHAARVTTALELVDTWDVTFTGHGGDRVRGWFTRPAGRDEPLPVVVEYLGYGRGRGQVHERLWWAAAGYAHLLMDTRGQGAQHGTGGDTPDPVGSGPATPGFLTRGIDDPATAYWTRLVTDAVRAVDTARTLPGVDPGRVAVSGTSQGGGLAVAVAGLHPHVRAAMVNLPLMCHVERALAITDADPYGEIARHLSVRREDADRVLRTLAHLDGVHLARRAGAATLFSVGLRDAICPPSTVFAAYNAWGEHVDAEVDREIVVYPWNGHDGGDALQLTRQLTWLRDHL; from the coding sequence GTGCCCTTCGTCGACCTGCCGCTCGCCGAGCTCGAGCGCTACCACCCGCACGTGCCCGAGCCCGAGGGGCTGGACGCCTTCTGGTCCGGCACCCTCGCCGCCGCGCGTGCCGCCGCCGCACCCCCGCACGCCGCCCGGGTCACCACCGCGCTGGAGCTCGTCGACACGTGGGACGTGACGTTCACCGGCCACGGCGGCGACCGGGTGCGCGGCTGGTTCACGCGCCCCGCCGGCCGGGACGAGCCGCTGCCCGTGGTCGTCGAGTACCTCGGCTACGGCCGGGGCCGCGGCCAGGTGCACGAACGCCTGTGGTGGGCCGCGGCCGGGTATGCGCACCTGCTCATGGACACCCGCGGCCAGGGCGCCCAGCACGGCACCGGCGGCGACACCCCCGACCCGGTCGGCTCGGGCCCGGCCACGCCCGGCTTCCTCACCCGCGGCATCGACGACCCCGCGACCGCATACTGGACCCGCCTGGTCACCGACGCCGTCCGCGCCGTCGACACCGCCCGCACCCTGCCCGGCGTGGACCCCGGGCGCGTCGCCGTGTCCGGCACGTCGCAGGGCGGCGGCCTCGCCGTCGCCGTCGCGGGCCTGCACCCGCACGTGCGCGCCGCGATGGTGAACCTGCCGCTCATGTGCCACGTGGAGCGGGCGCTGGCGATCACCGACGCCGACCCGTACGGCGAGATCGCCCGCCACCTGTCCGTCCGCCGCGAGGACGCCGACCGCGTGCTGCGCACCCTCGCGCACCTCGACGGCGTGCACCTGGCCCGCCGCGCCGGCGCCGCCACCCTGTTCTCCGTCGGGCTGCGCGACGCCATCTGCCCGCCGTCGACCGTCTTCGCGGCCTACAACGCGTGGGGCGAGCACGTCGACGCCGAGGTCGACCGGGAGATCGTCGTGTACCCGTGGAACGGCCACGACGGCGGCGACGCCCTCCAGCTCACCCGCCAGCTCACCTGGCTCCGCGACCACCTCTGA
- a CDS encoding HAD family hydrolase: MPPPRVARAFDGVLLDWRGTLVVAPTWPWLVRTALARLGRDDDPAAVEVVLVRLRAADAARVESSAIDTDAGEHRAAYADWFRAAGIDDDLASAMYACESTPALNPFADDVGHLLGTLDAAEVRIGVLSDIHVDLRPTFAAHRLPDGRTWADVVAAWSLSFETGVAKPDPAAFEHALHLLGLPASRVLMVGDRGAWDGAAVDVGMTALILPPLRSPDDRRLHRVLDVALPGWSQASLADAGNA; this comes from the coding sequence GTGCCACCGCCCCGCGTCGCCCGCGCCTTCGACGGAGTCCTGCTCGACTGGCGCGGCACGCTCGTCGTCGCCCCGACGTGGCCGTGGCTGGTCCGTACGGCCCTCGCCCGGCTGGGCCGGGACGACGACCCGGCCGCCGTCGAGGTCGTCCTCGTCCGGCTCCGCGCCGCGGACGCCGCACGGGTGGAGTCGTCGGCGATCGACACGGACGCCGGCGAGCACCGCGCCGCGTACGCCGACTGGTTCCGCGCGGCAGGCATCGACGACGACCTGGCCTCGGCGATGTACGCGTGCGAGTCCACGCCCGCGCTCAACCCGTTCGCGGACGACGTGGGGCACCTGCTCGGCACGCTCGACGCCGCCGAGGTCCGGATCGGCGTGCTGAGCGACATCCACGTCGACCTGCGCCCGACGTTCGCCGCCCACCGTCTGCCGGACGGCCGCACGTGGGCAGACGTCGTCGCGGCCTGGTCGCTGTCGTTCGAGACGGGTGTCGCCAAGCCGGACCCTGCCGCGTTCGAGCACGCCCTCCATCTCCTGGGCCTACCGGCCTCCCGGGTGCTCATGGTCGGCGACCGCGGGGCATGGGACGGCGCGGCCGTCGACGTGGGGATGACTGCACTGATCCTGCCGCCGCTGCGCTCACCCGACGATCGGAGGCTCCACCGGGTCCTGGACGTCGCACTCCCTGGGTGGAGCCAGGCGTCGCTAGCCGACGCCGGGAACGCATGA
- a CDS encoding ATP-binding protein, giving the protein MTGPRSTWRTTTHAWASDVDEDHLADVRARADALAPGGALHLVLEVLAYADEEAAATGRRGQVDVVLGDGHVAVADDGRGTDTRVDEHGAVVRKPVMATQDVRFFDVDGAPLLPDGHPRRGMSVVSALSAELVHENWRTDGAWSQTYRHGVPDSTLVPLTPRGGTGTTVTFGGVHGDPVDADALRALVGGFGHLDVTVLSPSR; this is encoded by the coding sequence GTGACGGGACCACGGAGCACCTGGCGGACGACGACCCACGCGTGGGCGTCCGACGTGGACGAGGACCACCTGGCCGACGTGCGCGCCCGTGCCGACGCGCTCGCGCCCGGCGGCGCCCTGCACCTCGTGCTCGAGGTCCTCGCGTACGCCGACGAGGAGGCCGCGGCCACCGGCAGGCGCGGGCAGGTCGACGTGGTCCTCGGCGACGGCCACGTCGCGGTCGCCGACGACGGGCGTGGCACCGACACGCGCGTCGACGAGCACGGCGCGGTCGTCCGCAAGCCCGTCATGGCGACGCAGGACGTCCGGTTCTTCGACGTCGACGGAGCCCCGCTGCTGCCCGACGGGCACCCGCGACGGGGCATGTCGGTGGTGTCGGCGCTCAGCGCGGAGCTGGTCCACGAGAACTGGCGCACGGACGGTGCCTGGTCGCAGACGTACCGCCACGGCGTCCCCGACTCCACGCTCGTGCCGCTCACCCCGCGCGGCGGCACGGGCACCACCGTCACGTTCGGCGGCGTGCACGGCGACCCGGTCGACGCCGACGCGCTGCGCGCCCTCGTCGGCGGGTTCGGCCACCTCGACGTGACGGTCCTCAGCCCGTCACGATGA